One stretch of Mycolicibacterium fallax DNA includes these proteins:
- a CDS encoding chymotrypsin family serine protease, which yields MRRRLLVLAGAVALAAALCPAPPATARVGVAPGMAIVLESGGACTLGFLAGNDAGRRLGVTAGHCAQGVGKLVYNKYGDGEVVAQQGDGSVLADGFGVTILVLADDVEIPDAFFTRYANPRPGDPVHKYGSTTAETGGTIGTVTLDADYPRYSVMRSTLTASPGDSGSPWYGEDESGPVLYGITIGHLTDADNGAELGAYGFPIDALVAYVRDGSGTWGPGFIPAGR from the coding sequence ATGCGACGACGGCTGCTGGTGCTCGCGGGTGCGGTGGCACTCGCCGCGGCGCTGTGCCCGGCGCCGCCGGCGACCGCCCGGGTCGGGGTGGCCCCCGGCATGGCGATCGTGCTGGAGAGCGGCGGCGCCTGCACGCTGGGGTTCCTGGCCGGCAACGATGCCGGCCGCCGGCTCGGGGTGACGGCCGGGCACTGCGCGCAGGGCGTCGGCAAGCTGGTCTACAACAAGTACGGCGACGGCGAGGTCGTCGCCCAGCAGGGCGACGGCAGCGTGCTCGCCGACGGGTTCGGCGTGACGATCCTGGTGCTCGCCGACGACGTCGAGATTCCCGACGCCTTCTTCACCCGCTACGCCAACCCGCGCCCCGGCGACCCGGTGCACAAGTACGGCAGCACCACCGCCGAAACCGGCGGCACCATCGGCACGGTCACCCTCGACGCCGACTACCCGCGGTACTCGGTGATGCGCTCGACGCTGACGGCGTCACCGGGGGACAGCGGCTCGCCCTGGTACGGCGAGGACGAGTCGGGCCCGGTGCTCTACGGCATCACCATCGGGCACCTGACCGACGCCGACAACGGGGCCGAGTTGGGTGCCTACGGATTCCCGATCGACGCCCTGGTGGCCTACGTCCGCGACGGGTCCGGAACCTGGGGTCCGGGCTTCATCCCGGCGGGTCGCTGA
- a CDS encoding YajQ family cyclic di-GMP-binding protein → MADSSFDVVSKVDRQEVDNALNQAAKELSTRFDFRGTDTSIAWKGEEQIELVSSTEERLKAAVDVFKEKLVRRDISMKAFDAGEPQASGKVHKVTGSLKQGIDSEQAKKITKIIRDAGPKGVKAQIQGEEIRVSSKKRDDLQAVIALLKGSDLDVALQFVNYR, encoded by the coding sequence GTGGCGGATTCATCGTTCGACGTCGTGAGCAAGGTCGACCGGCAGGAGGTCGACAACGCGCTCAACCAGGCGGCCAAGGAACTGTCCACCCGCTTCGACTTCCGGGGCACCGACACCAGCATCGCCTGGAAGGGCGAGGAGCAGATCGAACTGGTCAGCTCCACCGAGGAGCGGCTCAAGGCCGCCGTGGACGTCTTCAAGGAGAAGCTGGTCCGCCGGGACATCTCGATGAAGGCGTTCGATGCGGGCGAGCCGCAGGCCAGCGGCAAGGTCCACAAGGTCACCGGTTCGCTCAAGCAGGGCATCGACAGCGAGCAGGCCAAGAAAATCACCAAGATCATCCGGGATGCCGGCCCCAAGGGCGTCAAGGCGCAGATCCAGGGCGAGGAGATCCGGGTCAGCTCCAAGAAGCGCGACGACCTGCAGGCCGTCATCGCGCTGCTCAAGGGCTCCGACCTGGACGTCGCGCTGCAATTCGTGAACTACCGCTGA